In Victivallis sp. Marseille-Q1083, the genomic stretch TGACGCGGCCGGCCTGCAACGTCACCGGCGCCAGCGCTTCCAACTCAAAGAAGCCCAGTGGCCCGCCGGTGAAGATGCTGTAGACATCGCTGGCGGAAAAAACACCGTGCGGCTGGTCGTTGTCGGCGAAATTCAGATAGCGGCCGGCCGGATCGACCGGCGTCCGCCGGCAGATCAGGAGTTTGCGCTCCGGCAGCCAGGCGCCGATCAATTTCGGCTCCGCCGCCTGGCTGATGCCGAGCTGCAACCGTTCCGCCGCATTCAGGCGAAAGGTGAAATATCCCCGGCCGAATGTCAACTGCGGAGTCGGATCGCCATAGAAGTCGGTATTGACCGCCCGGCGGGAATCGCCGCCGACCAACGCGAAGCCGATGGCATCGCCGGACAAGTCGAATTGTTCCAGCGACCAGGCGCTGATTACGAAATCGTCGATCCGTTGCGGTTCCTTCAAGTGAAATGAATCCCGGGAGTGGTAACCGGTGGCGGCAACGGCGTCCAGTCCTCGAAACGCCGCCGCCGGCAATGGCCTGACGGTTCGCGTTCTGGTCATTTCCACTGCAATATTCCGCCGGTTGCGAAGGCGGATCGTCTGGCTGGCGGTAATCTGCCCGGCGGCGACTGCGACCGCCGGCCGAGCCGCGGCGATGCCGGGCTGAACCAGCCAGCCGGGTTCGCCGGGCAGATAGTTGAATGCCAGCGGGCCGCCTTCCGGCGCCGGCCACAGCGAGTTGCCGCCCAGATTGTCGTATCCGGCCAAACGGGGACCGGCTGCCAGGCGCCGGTCGAAACGGTGGAGCAGTTCCCCCTGGAGCGACGCCAGAATCCGTCCCTGGAAATGCGGACTGACCATCACTTCTCCGTCCCCGGACGGCAGGCTTGCCAGTTCCGGGTCGAGCTGCAGCAGCCGTTCCATTATTTCACCCCTGCCGCATAGTCCAGCGCCACTTCCGCCGCGGTCTTGAACCTGCCGCCGGCCGCTTTCAAGCCGGCCAGCACCCGGTCGAATTGGCGGCAGGCCTCTTCGCCGCAGTTCTGAGTGATAAACGGCAACGGCCGGACGCTGGCTTCGCCGTAGTCGATCGCCCCCGACGGCATCGGATGAAATTCCCACGGGTGGA encodes the following:
- a CDS encoding DUF6786 family protein, with amino-acid sequence MERLLQLDPELASLPSGDGEVMVSPHFQGRILASLQGELLHRFDRRLAAGPRLAGYDNLGGNSLWPAPEGGPLAFNYLPGEPGWLVQPGIAAARPAVAVAAGQITASQTIRLRNRRNIAVEMTRTRTVRPLPAAAFRGLDAVAATGYHSRDSFHLKEPQRIDDFVISAWSLEQFDLSGDAIGFALVGGDSRRAVNTDFYGDPTPQLTFGRGYFTFRLNAAERLQLGISQAAEPKLIGAWLPERKLLICRRTPVDPAGRYLNFADNDQPHGVFSASDVYSIFTGGPLGFFELEALAPVTLQAGRVTGSTLEATTWLLQGDFASLEAVLSTAARLAGQDVLP